One genomic region from bacterium encodes:
- a CDS encoding EutN/CcmL family microcompartment protein, with the protein MKLGFVAGTLWNGRQHADLDGRKLLIVRRVNRALEPVDDYAVCIDAVGAGEGEWVITVAGSSARLTPTTAPTAADETIIGIVDRIDLPAQR; encoded by the coding sequence ATGAAACTCGGATTTGTCGCCGGGACGCTTTGGAACGGGCGCCAACACGCCGACCTGGATGGCCGCAAGCTTTTGATCGTGCGCCGGGTCAATCGCGCCCTGGAGCCGGTGGACGATTATGCCGTCTGCATCGATGCCGTCGGCGCCGGCGAAGGCGAATGGGTCATCACCGTGGCCGGATCGTCGGCGCGTCTGACTCCCACGACCGCGCCGACGGCCGCCGATGAGACGATCATCGGCATTGTCGACCGTATCGATCTGCCCGCACAGAGATAG
- a CDS encoding sulfite exporter TauE/SafE family protein has protein sequence MSPLMIVLVLGLGIGAGVLSGLLGIGGGMVLIPAFVYWFGMSQQKAQGTSLAVLLLPIGLLAVRRYYQSGQVDLRIAALVALGFFGGAWLGAVFANQINETLLRRGFAVFLLAVAIQMLLEK, from the coding sequence ATGTCCCCCCTGATGATCGTGCTGGTGCTGGGACTGGGGATCGGCGCCGGCGTGCTGTCCGGTCTACTGGGCATCGGCGGCGGCATGGTCCTCATCCCCGCCTTCGTCTACTGGTTCGGGATGTCGCAACAGAAGGCACAGGGGACCTCGCTGGCGGTTCTGCTGCTGCCCATCGGGCTGTTGGCGGTCCGGCGCTATTATCAGTCCGGGCAGGTCGACCTGCGCATCGCGGCGCTGGTGGCGTTGGGCTTCTTCGGTGGCGCCTGGCTCGGCGCCGTCTTCGCCAACCAGATCAACGAAACGCTGTTGCGACGTGGCTTCGCCGTGTTCCTGCTGGCCGTTGCCATCCAGATGTTACTCGAGAAGTAG
- a CDS encoding phosphopentomutase: MAKTTLQRVIVIVLDGCGIGEAPDSPAYGDAGSNTIVNTARAVGGLDCPTLGKLGLGCIDTIDGVPPASAPLGCYGVMQEQSAGKDSTSGHWELMGVILKRPFPVYPNGFGPHILDPFMARTGRGVLGNKPASGTAIIDELGPEQLRTGHWIVYTSADSVFQIAAHEEAIPVEELYNACRVARSILVGPDAVGRVIARPYVGRPGAFRRTHRRRDFSLEPTDATLLDRLRQHDIPTIGIGKIDDLFAGRGLSEKIHTESNEDGMDKTLAALARNPRGLIFTNLVEFDMVWGHRNDPAGFAAGLAAFDRWLAELLPALGPSDALFLVADHGIDPTTPSTDHSRELIPLLAYGPSLKRGANLGRRATYADLAATLSDIFQLGGDAICPPGASSFYHEII, translated from the coding sequence ATGGCGAAAACGACTCTTCAACGCGTGATCGTTATCGTCCTCGATGGCTGCGGCATCGGCGAGGCGCCCGACTCGCCTGCCTATGGCGATGCCGGTTCCAACACGATCGTCAACACCGCCCGCGCGGTCGGTGGGCTTGATTGCCCGACCCTGGGAAAACTCGGCCTGGGTTGTATCGACACGATCGATGGCGTGCCGCCCGCATCCGCGCCCTTGGGCTGCTACGGCGTCATGCAGGAGCAGTCGGCAGGCAAAGACTCGACCTCGGGCCACTGGGAACTGATGGGAGTGATTCTCAAACGACCCTTCCCCGTCTATCCTAACGGCTTCGGCCCGCACATTCTCGATCCCTTCATGGCGCGCACCGGTCGCGGGGTGCTGGGCAACAAGCCCGCCTCGGGCACCGCCATCATCGATGAACTCGGCCCCGAGCAACTGCGCACGGGCCACTGGATCGTTTACACCTCGGCCGACTCGGTCTTCCAGATTGCCGCGCACGAGGAAGCCATTCCGGTCGAAGAGCTCTACAACGCCTGCCGGGTGGCCCGGTCCATCCTCGTTGGTCCCGATGCGGTGGGACGGGTCATCGCCCGCCCGTATGTCGGGAGGCCCGGCGCATTCCGGCGCACTCACCGGCGGCGCGACTTTTCGCTGGAGCCGACCGATGCGACCCTTCTCGACCGACTCCGGCAGCATGACATTCCGACCATCGGCATCGGCAAGATTGATGATCTCTTCGCCGGACGCGGCCTCTCGGAGAAGATCCACACTGAGAGCAATGAGGATGGCATGGACAAGACGCTGGCGGCGCTCGCGCGCAATCCGCGCGGGCTGATCTTCACCAACCTGGTCGAATTCGACATGGTGTGGGGGCACCGCAACGATCCGGCGGGGTTCGCCGCCGGGCTGGCGGCCTTCGACCGGTGGTTGGCGGAATTGCTGCCGGCGCTGGGACCATCGGATGCGCTCTTCCTGGTCGCCGATCATGGTATTGATCCCACGACGCCCTCGACCGATCATTCCCGTGAACTGATCCCGCTTCTGGCCTATGGGCCGTCGTTGAAGCGGGGAGCCAACCTGGGACGGCGCGCCACGTATGCCGATCTGGCGGCGACGCTGTCAGACATCTTTCAACTGGGCGGCGATGCGATCTGCCCGCCGGGGGCGTCCAGCTTCTATCACGAGATCATCTGA
- a CDS encoding response regulator, with translation MFRDTNAKILVVDDEPGITEIVDAFLTTAGYEVAVENTSQGALKRSKEWVPDVILLDIMMPVMDGYDVCAALKKDPRTADIPVVFLTGKDARDDQGRSFKSGGNLFVKKPFSCERLLDIVKIVLLSVNK, from the coding sequence ATGTTCAGGGACACGAACGCGAAGATTCTGGTCGTCGATGACGAGCCGGGAATTACCGAGATCGTGGACGCGTTTCTCACCACCGCTGGCTACGAAGTCGCTGTCGAAAACACATCTCAAGGCGCGTTGAAACGTTCCAAGGAGTGGGTTCCCGATGTCATCCTGCTTGACATCATGATGCCGGTCATGGACGGTTACGATGTCTGCGCGGCGTTGAAAAAGGATCCACGCACCGCCGACATTCCGGTGGTGTTCCTCACCGGCAAGGATGCGCGCGACGATCAGGGGCGCAGTTTTAAGTCCGGCGGCAACCTCTTCGTCAAGAAACCGTTTTCCTGCGAACGGCTGCTGGACATCGTCAAGATCGTCTTGCTTTCGGTCAACAAGTAA
- a CDS encoding glycosyltransferase family 9 protein — MRILVIRFSSLGDVVLAAAPLRALAERHPDAEITFATRAQYAPLFSGFPAPVQIMPLQPGQSLADFARALGESYFDLIVDLHASLRSRALTARLNAGKLRRIDKATLRRWRMVWSKKGLDRPHSVVRSYLEAAGLSGEYRPTLTLADSEQTRVLCPSRPILGLGWGARHPTKAVPPELWTRLLAALAPVTPFHIALFGLSAEEAAIARFVREDLHGIGGLTLETHLDLPLRELMVRLSGCAAFVSGDSGLMHLADALGVPTFGLFGPTHPALGFAPAGERSRA, encoded by the coding sequence ATGCGCATTCTCGTGATCCGTTTTTCGTCTCTGGGCGATGTCGTGCTCGCCGCCGCGCCATTGCGCGCCCTGGCCGAGCGCCATCCCGACGCCGAAATCACGTTCGCCACACGGGCGCAATATGCCCCGCTCTTCTCCGGCTTTCCCGCCCCGGTGCAGATTATGCCGTTGCAGCCCGGGCAGTCTCTCGCCGACTTTGCCCGCGCGCTGGGAGAATCTTATTTTGACTTGATCGTCGATTTGCACGCCTCGCTGCGTTCGCGTGCCCTGACCGCGCGCCTCAACGCCGGGAAATTGCGCCGAATCGACAAGGCGACCCTGCGTCGCTGGCGTATGGTTTGGAGCAAGAAGGGATTGGACCGCCCGCACTCGGTGGTGCGCTCGTATCTCGAAGCCGCCGGCCTCTCCGGCGAATATCGTCCCACCTTGACGCTGGCCGACTCGGAGCAGACACGCGTCCTTTGTCCGTCGCGTCCGATCCTCGGCCTCGGTTGGGGGGCGCGTCACCCCACCAAGGCGGTCCCGCCGGAACTGTGGACACGGCTGCTTGCGGCGTTGGCGCCGGTTACGCCCTTTCACATCGCGCTGTTTGGTCTGTCCGCCGAGGAGGCGGCCATTGCGCGGTTTGTCCGCGAGGATCTGCATGGGATCGGTGGCCTCACGCTCGAGACCCATCTCGACTTGCCGCTGCGCGAATTGATGGTGCGTCTGTCGGGCTGTGCTGCGTTTGTCTCCGGCGATTCCGGCCTGATGCACCTGGCCGATGCCCTGGGCGTTCCCACGTTCGGCCTGTTTGGACCGACCCATCCGGCGCTGGGTTTTGCGCCGGCGGGGGAGAGGTCGCGCGCTT
- the rlmN gene encoding 23S rRNA (adenine(2503)-C(2))-methyltransferase RlmN, with protein sequence MISNANQIDAAAGRGRRPLLGLTRSQLIAEMAALGQPRHRGDQLARWIYQRRVDDIERMTNLPGALRRELAERYTLRFDPPVAHQKSPDGTEKLLFRDAGGDRGAVWEAVLMRDRDRRTVCVSTQAGCALGCSFCATAKLGLLRNLTPGEIIAQVIAARRLLTSSETLTNVVFMGMGEPLHNFENVKTALEIIGADWGLEISHHRTTVSTVGLVPQIHQWAEEKIKAKLAISLTAANDALRSELMPINRRYPLAELKRAAIHVAKATRRRVTFEYILLDGINDSLAHARQLVSFIHGIPCKINLIRFHPNDGSPYRRPTEERVAVFRDYLYPRCPAVNIRKSFGVDIDAACGQLAGRSQGG encoded by the coding sequence ATGATCTCAAACGCCAATCAGATCGATGCGGCAGCAGGCCGGGGACGACGGCCTCTGCTGGGGCTGACGCGATCGCAGTTGATCGCAGAGATGGCGGCCTTGGGCCAGCCGCGGCACCGTGGCGATCAATTGGCGCGCTGGATCTATCAGCGCCGTGTCGATGACATCGAGCGAATGACCAATCTGCCCGGTGCGTTGCGGCGCGAGTTGGCCGAGCGCTACACGCTCCGGTTTGATCCGCCGGTCGCGCATCAGAAATCGCCGGACGGCACCGAGAAGTTGTTGTTCCGTGATGCCGGCGGCGACCGTGGCGCGGTCTGGGAGGCAGTGTTGATGCGCGACCGCGACCGCCGCACGGTCTGTGTCTCGACGCAGGCGGGATGCGCGCTGGGGTGTTCCTTCTGCGCCACGGCGAAACTGGGGTTGCTGCGCAATCTCACACCCGGCGAGATCATCGCCCAGGTGATCGCGGCGCGGCGGCTTCTGACATCGTCGGAGACGCTCACCAACGTCGTCTTCATGGGCATGGGCGAGCCATTGCACAACTTCGAGAACGTGAAGACGGCGCTGGAGATCATCGGCGCCGACTGGGGGCTTGAGATTTCGCACCACCGCACGACCGTCTCGACGGTGGGATTGGTGCCGCAGATTCACCAGTGGGCCGAGGAGAAGATTAAGGCGAAGCTGGCCATCTCGTTGACGGCGGCCAATGACGCGTTACGGTCGGAACTGATGCCGATCAACCGGCGCTATCCGCTGGCGGAGCTGAAGCGGGCGGCGATCCATGTGGCGAAGGCGACGCGGCGGCGGGTGACCTTCGAGTATATCCTGCTGGATGGGATCAACGACTCCCTGGCGCACGCGCGCCAATTGGTGTCGTTCATCCACGGCATCCCTTGCAAGATCAATCTGATCCGTTTCCATCCCAACGACGGGTCGCCATACCGGCGGCCGACCGAAGAACGGGTCGCGGTCTTCCGCGATTATCTCTATCCACGCTGCCCGGCGGTCAACATCCGCAAATCATTCGGCGTCGACATCGACGCGGCCTGCGGGCAACTGGCGGGGCGGTCGCAGGGCGGGTGA
- the prfB gene encoding peptide chain release factor 2 (programmed frameshift), whose translation MEVLDTMNEKLTRLRRFLDIDGLNARIADLEARTAADGFWNDNENARRILKEIALAKSWVTGYQDLARRRDDLAALYHMAEEENDAAILAECEAEGAKLSDDLAAFEFKSLLTGVDDHNDCILTIHSGAGGTESCDWAEMLLRMYTRWMERKGFAYEELDYSPGEAAGIKSATLEVKGEFAYGFLKAEVGVHRLVRISPFDSNKRRHTSFASVFVIPEAEADVQIDIKDEDIRVDTFRASGAGGQHVNKTSSAIRITHIPTGIVVQCQSERSQHKNRDSAMKVLRARLYQLEREKEEARLAEFAKNKKKIEWGSQIRSYVFQPYQMVKDHRTDAETSNVQAVMDGDIDMFIEAYLGHGQVDVVAANAAH comes from the exons ATGGAAGTTCTCGACACCATGAATGAAAAGCTGACCCGGTTGCGGAGGTTTCTT GACATAGACGGTCTCAATGCCCGGATTGCCGATCTCGAAGCCAGAACCGCCGCCGATGGGTTCTGGAACGACAACGAAAACGCCCGCCGTATCCTCAAGGAAATCGCGCTCGCCAAATCATGGGTGACCGGCTATCAGGACCTGGCCCGACGCCGCGATGACCTCGCCGCGCTCTACCACATGGCCGAGGAAGAAAACGATGCCGCCATCCTCGCCGAGTGCGAGGCGGAGGGCGCCAAACTCTCCGACGATCTGGCCGCCTTTGAGTTTAAGTCGCTGCTGACCGGCGTCGACGATCACAACGATTGCATCCTCACCATTCACTCCGGGGCGGGCGGCACCGAGTCCTGTGACTGGGCCGAGATGCTGTTGCGCATGTACACCCGCTGGATGGAACGCAAGGGCTTCGCCTACGAGGAACTCGACTACAGCCCGGGCGAAGCCGCGGGGATCAAATCGGCGACCTTGGAAGTGAAGGGCGAGTTCGCCTATGGATTTCTCAAGGCCGAAGTCGGCGTCCACCGGCTGGTGCGCATTTCACCATTCGATTCCAACAAGCGCCGCCACACCTCGTTTGCCTCGGTCTTCGTCATCCCGGAGGCCGAAGCCGATGTGCAGATCGACATCAAGGACGAGGACATCCGTGTCGACACCTTCCGTGCCTCCGGCGCCGGAGGACAGCATGTCAACAAGACCTCCTCGGCCATTCGCATCACGCACATCCCGACCGGCATCGTTGTGCAATGCCAAAGCGAACGCTCCCAGCACAAGAACCGCGACTCGGCGATGAAGGTCCTCCGCGCCCGGCTGTACCAACTGGAACGCGAAAAGGAAGAGGCGCGCCTGGCCGAATTCGCCAAGAACAAGAAGAAGATCGAGTGGGGCTCGCAGATCCGCTCGTATGTCTTCCAGCCCTATCAAATGGTCAAGGACCACCGCACCGACGCCGAGACCTCGAACGTGCAGGCGGTCATGGACGGCGACATTGACATGTTCATTGAGGCCTACCTTGGCCACGGCCAGGTTGATGTGGTTGCGGCCAACGCCGCCCACTAA
- a CDS encoding undecaprenyl-diphosphate phosphatase: MTLGEAIVLGIVQGLAEFLPISSSGHLVLVEHWLGITSADLVFEVAVHAGTLLSVLWYFRRRLWELAESVAGRGESPDAIAVSRGEILYLAIGTIPAGVIGVLFKDRIESIFADSHVAASFLMLTGVMLLSTRLRRVGDRPLTIRRAWWIGCAQAVAILPGISRSGSTISAGLWQGVRPALAAEFSFLLSIPAVGGAILLTIPNAWGSGRLGLPHLVGGAAAALTGYAALRLVFAFLRGGRFALFGVYCLLVGALASLLLR, translated from the coding sequence GTGACCCTTGGCGAGGCCATCGTGCTTGGAATCGTGCAGGGGCTGGCCGAATTCCTTCCCATTTCCAGTTCCGGCCATCTGGTGTTGGTCGAGCACTGGCTCGGGATCACCTCGGCGGATTTGGTTTTCGAGGTGGCCGTTCACGCCGGCACGTTGCTCTCGGTGCTCTGGTATTTCCGCCGTCGTCTCTGGGAGCTGGCTGAATCGGTGGCCGGACGCGGCGAATCGCCCGATGCCATTGCCGTCTCGCGCGGCGAAATACTCTATCTGGCCATTGGCACCATTCCCGCGGGTGTCATCGGCGTGCTCTTCAAGGACCGGATCGAGTCCATCTTTGCCGACTCGCATGTGGCCGCATCCTTCCTGATGCTCACCGGAGTGATGCTTTTGTCGACACGTCTCCGCCGCGTCGGCGACCGGCCGTTGACGATCCGGCGTGCCTGGTGGATTGGCTGCGCGCAGGCGGTGGCCATCCTGCCCGGCATCTCGCGGTCCGGCTCGACCATCTCCGCCGGGCTCTGGCAGGGGGTGCGTCCGGCGCTGGCCGCCGAGTTCTCCTTCTTGCTGTCAATCCCTGCCGTCGGCGGCGCGATTCTGCTCACCATTCCCAATGCCTGGGGCAGCGGCCGCCTGGGGCTGCCGCATCTGGTCGGCGGAGCGGCGGCGGCGCTGACCGGCTATGCCGCCCTGCGGCTGGTCTTCGCATTCCTGCGCGGTGGCCGCTTCGCCCTCTTTGGTGTTTATTGCCTGCTTGTGGGCGCGCTGGCATCCCTTCTGCTCAGGTAG
- a CDS encoding ZIP family metal transporter codes for MTAQILLFLLIAALADVVGAMLFLMRRRWEHEALRVLVATGAGFMLAVALVEMLPESFAHLPEAGVWAIGGFLLIHVAEHVLTPHFHYGHETHAGLGSLVGWAATFGLAVHSIIDGVAIVVAAQTSAHLGILVFAAMVWHKIPGGFTLASIVLATGGTRRAAFLAATSLGLASLVGGVVYLAVQSEGWLGPSLALSSGSIIYVAATDLLPEVNKKRTVWAPLAVLAGAGIYYIAHLTAGH; via the coding sequence ATGACCGCGCAGATTCTCCTGTTTCTCCTGATCGCCGCGCTGGCGGATGTGGTTGGCGCCATGCTCTTTCTGATGCGCCGCCGCTGGGAGCATGAGGCCCTGCGCGTGCTGGTGGCTACCGGCGCCGGTTTCATGCTGGCCGTTGCCTTGGTCGAAATGCTCCCCGAATCGTTTGCGCACCTGCCCGAAGCCGGCGTCTGGGCCATCGGCGGGTTTCTGCTCATCCATGTGGCCGAGCACGTCCTGACACCCCACTTCCATTATGGCCACGAGACCCACGCTGGGCTGGGGTCGCTTGTCGGTTGGGCGGCGACCTTCGGGTTGGCGGTGCATTCGATCATCGACGGTGTCGCGATTGTCGTAGCCGCGCAAACCAGCGCGCACCTCGGCATTCTGGTCTTCGCCGCCATGGTCTGGCACAAAATCCCCGGCGGCTTCACGCTGGCGTCGATTGTCTTGGCGACCGGCGGCACACGACGCGCGGCATTCCTCGCCGCGACCAGCCTCGGATTGGCTTCGCTGGTCGGCGGCGTTGTCTATCTCGCGGTGCAATCCGAGGGCTGGCTGGGCCCGTCGCTTGCGCTCTCATCGGGCTCGATCATCTATGTTGCGGCAACCGACCTGCTGCCCGAAGTGAACAAGAAGAGGACCGTTTGGGCGCCGCTGGCGGTGCTGGCCGGCGCCGGCATTTACTACATCGCGCACCTGACCGCCGGACATTGA
- the deoC gene encoding deoxyribose-phosphate aldolase, with amino-acid sequence MPANRPHVLSTADLHGARESVTVPPGTLITPAARDLLDSRGIRVIIESVAPAGNAAAIASIPADLAARVDHTLLHPGATEADIRSLCAEAREYGLAAVCVNPVWTATAVQALDQGQVRVAAVVGFPTGAHATALKAAETRICVEQGAQEIDLVANHGWLRQGRNAEYLEDIAACRKQAGPGIILKVIIEAPLLSEEQIVRAATLAAEAGADYVKTSTGVYAQARLEDVALLRRVLPPNVRIKAAGGIRTAAQAQAMLQAGADRIGTSNAIAILWESKTQ; translated from the coding sequence ATGCCAGCCAACCGTCCCCATGTGCTGTCCACGGCCGATCTGCACGGCGCGCGCGAGAGTGTCACGGTCCCGCCGGGCACGCTGATCACCCCGGCCGCGCGCGACCTGCTCGACAGCCGAGGCATTCGGGTTATCATCGAGTCTGTTGCTCCCGCGGGCAACGCCGCGGCCATCGCGAGCATCCCAGCCGACTTGGCCGCGCGCGTCGACCACACGCTTCTGCATCCGGGCGCGACCGAAGCTGATATCCGCAGTCTGTGCGCGGAGGCGCGCGAGTATGGCCTGGCGGCTGTCTGTGTCAATCCGGTGTGGACCGCGACGGCGGTTCAGGCGCTCGACCAGGGACAGGTGCGTGTGGCCGCCGTGGTCGGGTTCCCGACCGGCGCGCATGCCACCGCGCTTAAGGCCGCCGAGACACGGATTTGCGTCGAGCAGGGCGCGCAGGAAATCGATCTGGTCGCCAATCACGGCTGGCTGCGGCAGGGACGCAACGCCGAGTACCTGGAAGATATCGCCGCCTGTCGCAAGCAGGCCGGGCCGGGTATCATTCTTAAAGTCATCATCGAGGCGCCGCTGCTTTCGGAAGAACAGATCGTGCGCGCCGCCACCCTGGCGGCCGAAGCCGGCGCCGATTATGTCAAGACATCCACCGGCGTCTACGCGCAGGCGCGGTTGGAAGATGTTGCGCTGCTCCGTCGGGTCCTGCCGCCCAACGTGAGGATCAAAGCCGCCGGTGGCATCCGCACCGCCGCCCAGGCCCAGGCCATGCTTCAAGCCGGCGCCGATCGCATCGGCACATCGAACGCCATCGCCATTCTCTGGGAATCAAAGACGCAGTGA
- a CDS encoding cytidine deaminase produces the protein MALTAHEKLALDAARLARVRAHAPYSGKQVGAAVITTAGQIFAACNVENPDSALRVCAERNAIAGAIAAGQRDFSAIVVIAPDGRFWPPCELCRGVIREFVANPRLILATADGRLHVADLDELPATPFSRDGAGDAP, from the coding sequence ATGGCCCTGACCGCACATGAGAAGTTGGCGCTGGATGCGGCGCGTCTGGCGCGCGTCCGCGCCCATGCGCCCTACTCCGGCAAGCAGGTGGGCGCGGCGGTGATCACCACCGCCGGCCAGATCTTTGCCGCCTGCAATGTCGAGAATCCCGATTCCGCCCTGCGCGTCTGCGCCGAGCGCAACGCTATCGCCGGCGCGATTGCCGCCGGCCAACGCGACTTCAGCGCGATCGTCGTCATCGCTCCCGATGGCCGTTTCTGGCCCCCTTGCGAACTTTGCCGTGGCGTGATCCGTGAGTTTGTCGCTAATCCCCGGCTGATCCTTGCCACGGCCGATGGCCGCCTTCACGTTGCCGATCTGGACGAGTTGCCGGCCACGCCATTCTCGCGCGACGGAGCGGGGGACGCGCCATGA
- a CDS encoding PBP1A family penicillin-binding protein yields MVRRALRSLALYVVLPLAVIGVGWTATTLWKYAQELPSIEEVYNIKPRLSTRLFDKNDQPFYEFFTERRVLTPLDSLPPHLVRALLATEDREFYNHWGVRWTAIVRALIVNFQTGRRAQGGSTITQQLARKLFLTPERTLERKIKEWLMSIKLERSYSKNEILEMYLNINYYGAGAYGIGAAAQTYFGKAPRDLDLMESAALVGVLPAPTAYSPTRNPELAMQRRNTVLRSLVAVGELDQTAYDTLSTQSIALHQPAQGSFGDFGDYFAEEVRRYVIKQYGDEALYTEGLNIYTTLDADLQRFAEEVVRDRLDSLRQVAEQRHSPTDPVYTYPVYDSASGRMVRVRKKMQAAMMLMDNRSGGVLAMVGGYDYKESEFNRVTQALRQPGSAFKPFVLTGALEAGFTPADTILDAPVLISIPGAPDYSPGNFDGKFEGPVSIRYGIRESRNLVSVRLLQKLNIHRVIDLAERMGISTKLLPYPSLAVGSSEVTVFDMTAAYSCFPNGGIRTTPTLIRRITDRNGKVIEDNSIPRREEVLPANLAYAVTHVLTAVVDSGTAASTRRRGFTRPAAGKTGTSNEYMDNWFVGFTPRFTCGVWVGYDLKTPIGGYHTGTGAATALPIWTAVMQEASKGTPVEYFEKPEDVYIISVCQDSNKRAGEHCNATREEVFLRAADTLDVCPLHNRDPRYLLPRRVRR; encoded by the coding sequence ATGGTTCGTCGCGCTTTGCGTTCTCTGGCATTGTATGTCGTGTTGCCGCTGGCGGTGATCGGTGTCGGCTGGACGGCGACGACGTTGTGGAAGTACGCCCAGGAGCTGCCGTCGATTGAGGAAGTCTACAACATCAAGCCGCGCCTCTCCACGCGTCTGTTTGACAAGAACGATCAACCCTTCTACGAGTTCTTCACTGAGCGGCGGGTGTTGACGCCTTTGGATTCGCTGCCGCCGCATCTGGTCCGGGCGCTTTTGGCCACGGAGGATCGCGAGTTTTACAACCACTGGGGCGTGCGCTGGACGGCGATCGTGCGCGCGTTGATCGTCAATTTCCAGACCGGCCGTCGCGCACAGGGCGGATCGACCATTACCCAGCAGTTGGCGCGCAAGTTGTTCCTCACGCCGGAGCGGACGCTCGAACGGAAGATCAAAGAGTGGTTGATGTCGATCAAGCTCGAGCGGAGTTACTCGAAGAATGAAATCCTCGAGATGTATCTGAACATCAACTACTACGGCGCCGGAGCCTATGGGATCGGCGCGGCCGCGCAGACCTATTTCGGCAAGGCGCCGCGCGATCTGGATTTGATGGAGTCGGCCGCGCTGGTGGGGGTGCTGCCGGCGCCGACCGCCTACTCGCCGACCCGCAATCCGGAGCTGGCAATGCAGCGCCGCAATACGGTGCTGCGCTCGCTGGTGGCGGTCGGCGAACTTGACCAGACGGCCTACGATACCCTCTCGACCCAGTCCATTGCCCTGCACCAGCCGGCGCAGGGGTCATTCGGCGACTTCGGCGATTACTTCGCCGAGGAAGTGCGACGGTATGTGATCAAGCAGTATGGCGACGAGGCGCTCTATACCGAAGGGCTGAACATCTACACCACCCTCGATGCCGATTTGCAGCGATTCGCCGAGGAGGTCGTGCGGGACCGTCTTGACTCGCTGCGCCAGGTGGCGGAACAACGGCACAGTCCCACTGATCCGGTTTACACCTACCCGGTCTACGATTCCGCCAGCGGCCGGATGGTGCGCGTCCGCAAGAAGATGCAGGCGGCCATGATGCTGATGGACAACCGCAGCGGCGGTGTGCTGGCGATGGTCGGCGGCTACGACTACAAGGAAAGCGAATTCAACCGGGTAACCCAGGCGTTGCGTCAGCCGGGATCGGCTTTCAAGCCGTTTGTGCTGACCGGCGCCCTCGAGGCGGGGTTTACCCCGGCCGACACGATCCTCGATGCGCCGGTGCTGATTTCGATTCCCGGCGCGCCCGACTACTCGCCCGGCAACTTCGACGGCAAGTTCGAGGGGCCGGTCTCGATCCGCTATGGCATCCGTGAATCACGCAACCTGGTGTCGGTGCGGCTGCTGCAAAAACTGAACATCCACCGGGTGATTGACTTGGCCGAGCGGATGGGGATTTCGACGAAACTTTTGCCCTATCCCTCATTGGCGGTCGGCAGCTCGGAAGTGACTGTCTTCGACATGACCGCCGCGTACTCCTGTTTCCCCAATGGCGGGATTCGCACCACGCCGACTTTGATCCGTCGTATCACCGACCGCAACGGCAAGGTGATTGAAGACAATTCGATCCCGCGCCGCGAGGAAGTCTTGCCGGCCAATCTGGCGTATGCGGTGACGCATGTGCTGACCGCGGTGGTTGACTCCGGGACGGCCGCCAGCACGCGCCGTCGCGGATTCACTCGTCCCGCCGCCGGCAAGACCGGAACATCCAACGAGTACATGGATAACTGGTTTGTCGGCTTCACACCGCGGTTCACCTGCGGCGTCTGGGTTGGCTACGACCTGAAAACGCCAATTGGCGGCTACCACACCGGGACCGGCGCGGCGACGGCGTTGCCGATCTGGACGGCGGTGATGCAGGAGGCCAGCAAAGGGACGCCGGTGGAGTATTTCGAGAAGCCCGAGGATGTCTATATCATCTCGGTCTGCCAGGACTCCAACAAACGCGCCGGAGAGCATTGCAACGCCACGCGCGAGGAGGTCTTCCTGCGCGCGGCCGACACGCTCGATGTCTGCCCCCTCCACAACCGCGACCCGCGTTATCTCCTGCCGCGACGGGTCCGTCGTTGA